A region of Mauremys mutica isolate MM-2020 ecotype Southern chromosome 2, ASM2049712v1, whole genome shotgun sequence DNA encodes the following proteins:
- the LOC123363288 gene encoding highly reducing polyketide synthase cm3B-like translates to MTATGDEIAIVGIGCNFPGGEGIDNFWQVLVEGRNCTVEITPERFNTREWYDPDDTKPGKICTTRAALIDGFNTFDNKLFGISDVEAERMDPQQKLLLECTYRALEDAGVTMEHVSGSKTGVFVGLMNRDYEIISSRAVTEINHYDGTGVAVSIAANRISYTFNLTGPSLSIDTACSSFLFALHYASQAVKQGDCEAALCGGVNCIIDPRTFVSLSKAKMISPEGMSMPFTKKANGYGRGEGCGVLLLKPLKKALEDYNRIWGVINISAINQSGRSVTPITRPSQTAQEKLLRGIYLTHVDPSVVQYVEAHGTGTPAGDPTEAESLGSIIGNNRSPKMPVLKIGSVKGNVGHAESAAGAAALIKVLLMMHHEMIVPSLHYREDISSINTEKLKLSIPTRVEKWEESREFGRVAGVNCFGFGGTNAHVVVRQFKQTQVLPSFKRPIELFVLSVASSKSLKLTMEDTAEQLNISNSVTLPNLAYTSACRRSHVNYKYRKTFVTNSLRHLQQQVALAAKTEITPSKMTPQLVFVFCANGVNFKGICKTLLSSEPVFRDKCKEIEMLFQQYVPISLLGLTESECEDFSRPEIAQPLLFTLQVALTSLLKHWGIKPVAAVGHSVGEVAAAHCGGFLSLEDAVKVIYHRSRLQAKVTGGRMLVVGNIPVQELSEALVPYSGKVCIAAFNSPSSCTLSGDADSVSALQKELAQVFSKRDIFLRVLHVPAAYHSHMMDPIIKEMVEHLQYLEKQKPESEVISTLTGKAASVDDFTTGKFWARHARDPVAFTQAIVTSAKEKDNVVFVEIGPERALQRYIIETLGKETRVLSSLQTDKEYQTLLSLAGNLFELGYNPDWHHFYEGYQSIPAAFPRYQFDRKKLMTYLDIHQQANRRAVNSNHPLIYSLNNENTKFNCPVSQASAPYLYEHKNNGVALVPGAFFAELGLASMMSSLRPKVPLSTCQISINFLAPCVLNQNSHDLKIELASQKTVTDFKILSSSAAVYASGQIMKKSEAAVEENSISFQDIFQRCKSVVTADEVYETLSQVGFQYGSMFRQLSDVFYCEELKEAITSIKVNKETREEMSDYCIHPVLLDCFLQMTAVMTTITFQTRAGFPSGIGSLVVFRPLEEEMMIYLKTSKSTGNYLEVCGCFADKHGSVLAELKRVGITFMKPTSPRDNDFLFENKWKEIFPTQTIGSLGEAPRVIVFADKLGIAQQLKRYLHNESRYVMYEDWDTLLEAKSSEMSAQHKMKKELEDYQEVLFMWGIQKLNDEFPSKLVAHLAKCCEVYRQIIVALREKKSGCSVRIITYRTTDRNVDHLNPGFALCGMTRTCIVEVSEITFQMIDISSSSTLDISALADVIVKYEGQDHPEIWINQGRIYTSEIRRTPFKDVDYSQPSKSLQNSETFTLYTTDPYQVKDLSAEIANNTITQLANHSVEVQMDKVCIHSEDYFPVSVSSCNFGNTLYWNSYTIDKHKLLALDFSGTVTAVGSEVKKVKVGDHVASCYPVVASSRVKVPGTVCFNIKKFPCFRNVPCVSYFMVAWEIVNQTLPKVKHSGTLGITSTDPESVLCKVLTLTAQEMGWKTVLAKPTSDEWQRVNQCNALVYLPPVDGMSKEVLVRLSHLRDLVLVHDNQQSECFRYLIGSDQENIRVHVLKLFSIFQKASLKQSLRAVHRWIKSMQMKQFKNLSYSVFQQTEDIESTNIAATSYFTCKSIPLAVLKGDVATNRISDIPVYEAEKKMFKQNAVYIVAGGLTGLGFETVKFIVQNGGGCIAILSRSNPSSEKQEEIKALQNQCEGSRIVSLQCNVISHLQVEKAISSIDRIFPKSPIKGVFHSAVVLHDGRLEALNLSHFEKVLSPKVAGVINLHRATLGQELDYFVCYSSVTSFLGNSTQANYAAANSFLDVFCHYRRNCGLSGQSINWGALNLGLLLNQNNIQTILESKGIDILQVHEIYEYLKKSLILNNPQQAVVKLNFGTLNTYVLSRFASLRSRFRTLISEEFGSKLELSEQGTPQNLSPVNSEDYITSLVSYLSSTNASDLTMNTSLASLGMDSMLAMTLQNRIFHERRVEIPLVKLLDPHTTMSSLARLLEESSNECGSLEKTTHVAESIDDGSWL, encoded by the exons ATTTAACACATTTGACAACAAGCTGTTTGGAATTAGTGATGTGGAAGCTGAGCGCATGGATCCTCAACAAAAGTTACTCCTGGAATGCACGTACAGAGCACTGGAGGATGCAGGAGTCACAATGGAACATGTCAGTGGCAGCAAAACAGGGGTTTTTGTTG GTCTTATGAATCGAGACTATGAGATCATATCAAGCAGAGCTGTAACTGAAATAAATCATTATGATGGAACTGGGGTAGCAGTAAGCATAGCTGCTAACAGGATTTCATACACTTTTAATCTGACTGGACCATCACTTTCCATTGATACTGCCTGCTCATCATTTCTTTTTGCTTTGCATTATGCCTCGCAAGCAGTCAAACAAG GAGACTGTGAAGCGGCTCTGTGTGGAGGAGTGAACTGCATTATAGATCCCCGCACCTTCGTATCTCTGAGTAAAGCAAAAATGATCTCTCCCGAGGGGATGAGTATGCCCTTTACTAAAAAGGCAAATGGTTACGGAAGGGGAGAAGGCTGTGGCGTTCTTTTACTGAAGCCACTAAAAAAG GCACTAGAAGACTATAACAGAATATGGGGAGTTATAAACATCAGTGCAATAAATCAGAGTGGAAGATCTGTGACTCCAATCACAAGACCATCTCAGACAGCACAGGAAAAGTTACTACGTGGCATTTATCTGACTCATGTTGACCCATCAGTTGTGCAGTATGTTGAAGCACACGGCACAGGAACTCCTGCTGGAGATCCTACAGAAGCAGAGAGCCTAGGTAGCATCATTGGTAATAACAGATCTCCTAAAATGCCTGTTCTAAAGATCGGTTCTGTTAAAGGGAATGTTGGCCATGCTGAATCAGCTGCTGGCGCAGCTGCATTAATTAAAGTTCTTTTAATGATGCACCATGAAATGATTGTTCCATCTTTGCACTACAGAGAGGATATTAGTAGCATAAATACGGAGAAATTAAAACTATCAATTCCAACAAGAGTAGAGAAATGGGAAGAGTCGAGAGAATTTGGAAGAGTAGCTGGTGTCAACTGTTTTGGATTTGGGGGAACCAATGCCCATGTTGTTGTCAGACAGTTCAAGCAAACACAGGTTCTTCCATCTTTTAAACGACCGATTGAATTATTTGTACTCTCTGTGGCTTCAAGCAAATCCCTCAAATTGACAATGGAAGACACAGCTGAGCAGTTAAACATAAGCAACTCAGTAACTCTCCCAAATCTGGCCTATACATCTGCCTGTAGAAGAAGCCATGTTAATTACAAGTACAGAAAAACATTTGTTACAAACTCTCTTCGACATTTACAGCAACAAGTTGCATTAGCAGCTAAAACAGAAATAACTCCGTCAAAGATGACTCCACAACTAGTTTTTGTCTTCTGTGCTAATGGAGTCAATTTCAAAGGGATCTGCAAGACATTATTGAGTTCAGAGCCAGTATTCAGAGATAAATGTAAAGAAATAGAAATGTTATTTCAGCAATACGTACCCATCAGCCTCCTGGGATTAACAGAAAGTGAATGTGAGGATTTCTCCAGGCCAGAAATTGCCCAGCCATTGCTTTTTACTCTCCAGGTTGCCTTAACTTCTCTTCTGAAACACTGGGGAATTAAGCCCGTGGCTGCTGTTGGCCATTCAGTTGGAGAAGTTGCTGCCGCCCATTGTGGAGGGTTTCTTTCCCTTGAAGATGCTGTCAAAGTAATTTATCACAGAAGTAGGTTACAGGCGAAGGTTACCGGAGGCAGAATGTTGGTAGTTGGTAACATCCCTGTTCAAGAGTTATCAGAAGCCCTTGTCCCGTATTCTGGGAAGGTGTGCATTGCAGCTTTTAACAGCCCTTCTTCCTGTACCTTGTCTGGAGATGCAGACTCTGTGAGTGCCCTTCAGAAAGAACTAGCTCAAGTGTTCAGCAAGAGAGACATATTTCTTCGTGTTTTACATGTCCCAGCTGCATACCACAGCCACATGATGGATCCAATAATAAAGGAGATGGTGGAGCATTTACAGTATTTGGAAAAACAGAAGCCGGAAAGTGAAGTGATTTCAACACTGACTGGGAAGGCTGCTTCTGTAGATGATTTCACTACGGGCAAGTTCTGGGCCCGACATGCTCGGGATCCTGTTGCTTTCACACAGGCCATAGTGACTTCAGCTAAAGAAAAGGACAATGTTGTGTTTGTTGAAATAGGCCCAGAAAGAGCATTACAGAGGTACATAATAGAAACGCTAGGCAAAGAAACTAGAGTTTTGTCCTCCTTGCAAACTGATAAAGAATATCAGACTCTTCTTAGTCTTGCAGGGAATCTGTTTGAACTGGGATATAATCCTGACTGGCATCACTTTTATGAAGGGTATCAAAGTATTCCAGCAGCCTTTCCCAGGTACCAGTTTGATCGTAAGAAGCTAATGACCTATTTGGACATCCATCAGCAAGCAAATCGAAGAGCTGTAAATTCAAATCATCCTTTGATTTACAGTTTGAACAACGAGAACACCAAATTCAACTGCCCAGTTTCCCAGGCATCAGCACCCTATTTGTATGAGCACAAGAACAATGGTGTTGCTTTAGTTCCAGGTGCATTTTTTGCAGAGCTCGGTTTGGCATCTATGATGAGTAGTTTGAGGCCGAAAGTGCCTTTAAGTACTTGTCAGATTAGTATCAATTTTTTGGCACCATGTGTTTTAAACCAGAATTCCCATGACTTAAAGATAGAATTGGCATCACAAAAAACAGTGACAGATTTCAAAATACTGTCATCCTCAGCTGCAGTTTATGCATCAGGACAAATTATGAAAAAGTCTGAAGCTGCAGTGGAAGAAAACAGCATCTCCTTTCAAGACATCTTTCAAAGGTGTAAATCAGTAGTTACCGCAGATGAGGTTTATGAAACACTGTCTCAGGTTGGATTTCAATATGGTTCCATGTTCAGACAGTTAAGTGATGTATTTTATTGTGAAGAGCTAAAGGAAGCTATAACCAGcataaaggtgaacaaagagacaAGAGAAGAGATGTCTGACTATTGTATCCATCCAGTGCTGTTAGACTGTTTTCTACAGATGACCGCTGTCATGACAACAATAACTTTCCAAACCAGAGCAGGCTTTCCTTCTGGCATAGGCAGCCTTGTAGTTTTCAGACCTTTGGAGGAGGAAATGatgatatatttgaaaacaagCAAATCGACTGGGAACTACTTAGAGGTTTGTGGATGCTTTGCAGATAAACATGGCTCTGTTTTGGCAGAACTGAAACGTGTTGGGATCACCTTTATGAAGCCAACATCCCCCAGAGACAACGACTTTCTCTTTGAAAATAAGTGGAAAGAAATATTTCCCACTCAGACCATAGGAAGTTTAGGGGAAGCACCCAGAGTCATTGTGTTTGCTGACAAACTTGGAATAGCTCAGCAGCTCAAAAGATACTTACACAATGAGTCAAGATATGTTATGTATGAAGACTGGGACACATTGCTGGAAGCCAAGAGTTCAGAAATGTCCGCACAACATAAAATGAAAAAGGAGCTTGAAGACTACCAGGAAGTTTTGTTCATGTGGGGAATTCAGAAGTTAAATGACGAGTTCCCAAGCAAATTGGTGGCACATTTAGCTAAGTGTTGTGAGGTTTATCGCCAAATTATTGTGGCATTAAGAGAGAAAAAATCCGGTTGTTCAGTTAGAATAATCACCTACAGAACAACAGATAGAAATGTAGATCATCTTAACCCTGGATTTGCTTTGTGTGGCATGACGAGAACCTGCATAGTTGAAGTTTCAGAAATCACATTTCAGATGATTGACATCAGCTCTTCGAGTACACTGGACATCTCAGCCTTAGCAGATGTTATTGTAAAGTATGAAGGACAGGATCATCCAGAAATTTGGATCAATCAAGGAAGAATTTACACTTCGGAAATCAGACGCACACCATTTAAAGATGTGGATTACAGTCAACCTTCAAAGTCTCTTCAGAACTCAGAGACATTCACTTTATACACTACAGATCCTTACCAAGTGAAAGATTTATCTGCTGAAATAGCCAATAATACCATTACTCAGCTTGCAAATCACAGTGTTGAAGTTCAAATGGATAAAGTATGCATCCATTCAGAAGACTATTTTCCTGTTAGCGTTtcaagctgtaactttgggaatACATTGTATTGGAATTCATATACAATAGACAAACATAAGCTTTTAGCTCTGGACTTCAGTGGCACAGTAACTGCAGTAGGCAGTGAAGTGAAAAAAGTTAAGGTGGGAGATCATGTGGCTTCATGTTATCCAGTTGTTGCATCATCAAGAGTCAAGGTTCCAGGGACAGTTTGTTTCAACATCAAGAAGTTTCCATGCTTTCGAAATGTACCTTGTGTGTCATACTTTATGGTAGCATGGGAAATTGTAAATCAAACATTACCGAAGGTGAAACACAGTGGGACTTTAGGTATTACTTCTACTGACCCAGAGTCAGTGTTATGCAAAGTGCTCACTCTGACAGCACAGGAAATGGGCTGGAAAACAGTACTTGCAAAACCTACGTCTGATGAGTGGCAACGTGTAAATCAGTGCAATGCCCTTGTTTATCTACCTCCAGTAGATGGAATGTCTAAGGAAGTTCTAGTCCGTCTTTCCCATCTCCGAGACCTTGTTTTAGTACATGATAATCAACAGTCTGAATGTTTTCGATACCTTATTGGAAGTGATCAAGAAAACATTCGTGTTCATGTACTGAAACTTTTCAGTATCTTTCAGAAAGCATCTCTGAAACAATCCCTAAGGGCTGTCCACAGATGGATCAAATCAATGCAaatgaaacaatttaaaaacctATCATATTCTGTTTTTCAGCAGACTGAGGACATTGAAAGTACAAACATTGCAGCGACCTCCTATTTCACCTGCAAATCTATCCCACTGGCTGTGCTGAAAGGGGATGTGGCGACCAACAGGATTTCAGACATACCAGTATATGAAGCAGAGAAGAAAATGTTTAAGCAGAATGCGGTTTACATAGTGGCAGGGGGGCTCACTGGGCTTGGATTTGAAACTGTGAAATTTATAGTCCAGAACGGAGGGGGCTGTATTGCAATACTTTCAAGGAGCAATCCAAGCAGTGAGAAGCAAGAAGAAATCAAGGCTTTGCAAAATCAGTGTGAAGGGAGCAGAATAGTCAGTTTGCAGTGCAATGTTATTTCTCACTTACAGGTTGAGAAAGCTATCAGTTCAATTGACAGAATCTTTCCAAAGAGCCCAATCAAAGGTGTGTTCCATAGTGCTGTGGTTCTGCATGATGGACGTCTTGAAGCTCTGAACTTATCTCACTTTGAGAAAGTGTTAAGTCCCAAAGTTGCAGGGGTAATAAATCTCCACCGGGCTACCCTAGGGCAGGAACTTGACTATTTTGTGTGTTATTCCTCTGTGACTTCATTTCTTGGAAATTCAACACAAGCCAACTATGCTGCTGCTAATTCTTTCCTGGATGTTTTCTGCCACTACAGGAGGAATTGTGGACTTTCAGGACAATCCATTAATTGGGGTGCCTTGAATCTTGGCTTATTGCTaaatcaaaacaacattcaaaCTATTTTGGAATCCAAAGGCATAGATATTCTGCAGGTACATGAAATTTATGAATATCTTAAAAAAAGCTTAATTCTGAATAATCCTCAGCAAGCTGTAGTAAAATTAAATTTTGGAACACTAAACACTTATGTCCTTTCTCGCTTTGCATCACTCAGAAGTCGCTTCCGTACACTCATTTCAGAAGAATTCGGCAGCAAGCTCGAGCTATCTGAACAAGGAACCCCTCAGAATTTATCTCCAGTCAATTCTGAAGATTATATCACCTCACTGGTGAGTTATCTCAGTAGTACAAACGCGAGTGATCTTACAATGAACACATCACTTGCATCACTGGGCATGGACTCTATGTTAGCCATGACGCTACAGAATCGTATCTTTCATGAAAGAAGGGTGGAGATCCCCCTTGTGAAACTACTTGATCCTCACACAACTATGTCAAGTTTAGCACGACTTTTAGAAGAAAGTTCTAATGAATGTGGGTCACTTGAGAAAACTACTCATGTAGCAGAAAGTATTGATGATGGAAGCTGGTTATAG